In Cotesia glomerata isolate CgM1 linkage group LG3, MPM_Cglom_v2.3, whole genome shotgun sequence, one genomic interval encodes:
- the LOC123262163 gene encoding uncharacterized protein LOC123262163 — protein sequence MERKQSAGIKKEENNKKLGADRNDHRETMAEASDEEAVELAEESMAPVLKQKKSKLVKESKYESTKLEDNVAQVLQRFKRGCECQDDQCFKGLNPEAVYRHRLNIAELTKAEHDMYLMGVTMACLANPNQTARHTERRRLRAQYVYQGRRVCLDAFLYLENCTHYQIKRIRKHLVTHGVTPRVHGNHGKIPHNTFSLDIYQIATEFLKSFIKEQEINQKAIKTSIKNSTAIHLPAEITRKTVHDLYKDYCKKLSPTIKVMGYSTFRRFMKVQFPHIKFAKLEFVIRPQQNQSSVAAASINDNRRMGVEVEAEITETETEPEATESLHFITENADMIPIVIATNDIEHYNDNNAYFITPTHKLHGELSYQLTSTGLLVNRSGLPITVANINSV from the coding sequence gcAGAAGCAAGTGATGAAGAAGCTGTTGAATTAGCAGAAGAATCAATGGCCCCAGTattaaaacagaaaaaatcaaaattagtaaaagaaTCAAAGTATGAATCAACAAAACTTGAAGACAACGTAGCGCAAGTATTGCAGCGTTTTAAACGTGGGTGTGAGTGTCAAGATGATCAGTGTTTTAAGGGATTAAATCCCGAGGCAGTGTATCGTCATCGTCTGAATATCGCCGAGTTAACAAAAGCTGAGCACGATATGTATTTAATGGGTGTGACAATGGCATGTTTAGCGAACCCAAATCAAACAGCGCGTCACACCGAGCGTCGCCGATTACGTGCTCAGTATGTTTATCAAGGTCGTCGCGTTTGTCTTGATGCATTTCTCTACCTCGAAAATTGCACGCACTATCAAATAAAACGAATCAGGAAGCATTTGGTGACCCACGGTGTAACACCTCGCGTGCATGGTAACCATGGAAAAATTCCTCATAACACATTTTCACTGGATATTTATCAGATAGCCACCGAATTTCTAAAGTCGTTCATCAAAGAGCAGGAAATAAATCAAAAGGCTATAAAAAcgtcaattaaaaattcaactgcgATCCATTTACCCGCAGAGATAACTCGGAAAACGGTGCATGATTTATACAAAGATTACTGCAAAAAATTGTCACCGACTATAAAAGTTATGGGCTACTCAACATTTCGAAGATTTATGAAAGTACAATTTCCTCACATTAAATTTGCAAAACTCGAATTTGTCATAAGGCCGCAGCAGAATCAGTCATCTGTTGCTGCTGCAAGCATTAATGATAACAGACGAATGGGAGTGGAGGTGGAGGCTGAAATCACAGAAACGGAAACCGAACCAGAAGCAACAGAATCGTTACATTTTATCACCGAAAATGCAGATATGATTCCAATTGTAATTGCTACAAACGATATTGAACactataatgataacaatgcATATTTTATAACACCAACTCATAAATTACACGGAGAGTTAAGTTATCAATTAACCAGTACTGGTTTATTGGTAAATAGATCTGGGCTTCCAATAACTGTTGCTAATATTAATTctgtgtaa